In Aridibaculum aurantiacum, the following proteins share a genomic window:
- a CDS encoding fasciclin domain-containing protein — translation MYNLTRIIFPLLLLAGLFGSCRKKAFDEYYGRPENLEPPVYQTLQAKGNFKHYLAAVDKAGYGNTLRAAGYWTVFAPHDSAFNAYFSTMGINGIEQLDSATCRQLVTYSLVYNAFKVERLDDYQSNTGWVPSSAWKRRTANYTYVYDGTDTAGRPIKVVAANRNGTVYVDADNNNKHIPYFINEFMQSKNLTAADYNYFFPNTPYTGFNVVDAVVTEKDIPAENGVIHVVNKVITVLPSIDQYLGSKPEYSLFKSIFDRFLVQYVLNQGVTQRYRATTGSSADVYTKFYTAPGGTLAYSLNNENFMNAVNEGQTESYTIFAPTNTALQQYINNVLLENYPPNSTLKDVDINIVYDFINAHLWQKAVWPSKFGSTFSFLNEPARFNPSNDVVDKKVLSNGIFYGTNKVQEANVFTSVYGRAYLDPKYSMMKKLIDFELRPAVSDISRYYTMFMISNDMWNAAGFFADPTVSNNSQEQWRFIPPAGSTLAASTGATTRNRMLRILNLHVVPHSLPNRVLNSLAGEGAVMTAGGEYIGFKNNTVFASGNVEENNVANIISTKTSRNGRVYYINRILDFSDVQIGAHIEKVGTPTTSEYNYFWQFLRTSSIWNATTKEITGISYGTFYTVLIPNNAAIMQAVRDTLLPGNRTTGVPNFNFGTQSNQEREQVIRFIYYHILDKRTVAADGEESGSFSTILRTNLGDPTNVFVNNNPGSLVLTDMFGRTAQVISAPSTYLSNRMVIHLINNYLKYSL, via the coding sequence ATGTATAATTTAACCCGGATAATTTTCCCTTTATTGCTGCTTGCAGGTTTGTTTGGTAGTTGTCGGAAAAAAGCTTTTGATGAATATTATGGACGCCCGGAAAACCTGGAGCCGCCCGTTTACCAAACATTACAGGCTAAAGGAAATTTCAAACATTACCTGGCTGCCGTTGATAAAGCAGGCTATGGTAATACCTTACGAGCTGCTGGTTACTGGACTGTATTTGCGCCGCATGACTCTGCTTTCAATGCTTATTTCTCTACAATGGGCATCAATGGTATAGAGCAGTTGGACTCTGCTACCTGCCGCCAGTTAGTTACTTACTCTTTAGTGTACAATGCGTTTAAAGTAGAGCGCCTGGACGATTACCAAAGTAACACAGGTTGGGTGCCTTCTTCTGCATGGAAAAGAAGAACGGCCAATTATACATATGTATATGATGGTACAGATACAGCTGGCCGCCCTATAAAAGTGGTTGCAGCCAACAGGAACGGAACTGTGTATGTAGATGCAGATAATAACAACAAGCACATTCCTTATTTCATCAACGAGTTCATGCAGTCAAAGAATTTAACTGCTGCTGACTATAATTACTTTTTCCCTAACACGCCGTACACAGGTTTCAACGTAGTGGATGCGGTAGTAACAGAAAAAGATATTCCTGCTGAGAATGGTGTTATACACGTAGTGAACAAAGTGATAACAGTTCTTCCTTCCATTGATCAATACCTGGGAAGCAAACCTGAGTATAGTTTGTTCAAAAGCATATTTGATAGGTTCCTTGTTCAGTATGTATTGAACCAGGGAGTAACACAACGCTACCGCGCTACCACTGGTAGTTCAGCTGATGTGTATACTAAGTTCTATACTGCACCAGGTGGTACTTTGGCTTATTCGCTCAACAATGAAAACTTCATGAACGCAGTTAATGAAGGACAAACAGAGAGCTACACCATTTTTGCTCCTACCAATACTGCTCTTCAGCAGTACATCAACAATGTTTTGCTAGAAAATTATCCTCCTAATTCTACACTGAAAGATGTTGACATCAACATTGTATACGATTTTATAAATGCGCACTTGTGGCAAAAGGCAGTATGGCCTTCCAAGTTCGGATCTACATTTAGTTTCCTGAATGAGCCGGCACGTTTCAACCCATCTAATGATGTAGTTGATAAAAAGGTACTGAGCAATGGTATCTTCTATGGTACCAACAAAGTGCAGGAAGCAAACGTATTTACCAGTGTTTATGGTAGGGCTTACCTGGATCCTAAGTATTCCATGATGAAGAAGTTGATAGACTTTGAACTTCGTCCTGCTGTGTCAGATATCTCAAGGTATTATACAATGTTTATGATCAGCAACGATATGTGGAATGCTGCTGGTTTCTTTGCTGATCCTACAGTAAGTAACAACAGCCAGGAACAATGGCGCTTCATTCCGCCAGCAGGTTCTACACTTGCTGCAAGTACCGGAGCTACTACACGTAATCGTATGTTGCGTATACTAAACCTGCACGTAGTACCACACTCACTACCTAATAGAGTTTTGAACAGCCTTGCTGGTGAGGGTGCTGTAATGACAGCAGGTGGTGAATACATAGGTTTCAAAAATAATACAGTGTTTGCCTCTGGTAATGTGGAAGAAAATAATGTAGCAAACATAATAAGTACCAAAACATCCAGGAATGGTCGTGTTTACTACATCAACCGCATACTAGATTTCAGTGATGTACAGATAGGTGCACATATTGAAAAAGTTGGTACGCCTACTACTTCTGAATACAATTACTTCTGGCAGTTCCTGAGAACATCAAGCATCTGGAATGCTACTACAAAAGAAATCACTGGTATTTCTTACGGTACATTCTACACCGTATTAATACCTAACAATGCAGCTATTATGCAAGCTGTGCGTGATACTTTACTTCCGGGTAACAGGACAACAGGTGTTCCAAATTTCAACTTCGGTACACAGTCTAACCAGGAAAGGGAGCAGGTTATCCGCTTTATCTATTACCATATTCTAGATAAGCGTACAGTAGCTGCAGATGGAGAGGAAAGTGGTTCGTTTAGTACCATCTTACGTACCAATCTTGGTGATCCTACCAATGTATTTGTAAATAACAACCCGGGTTCGCTGGTGCTAACAGATATGTTTGGACGTACTGCGCAGGTTATATCTGCACCAAGTACTTACCTAAGTAATCGTATGGTTATTCACCTAATCAACAACTACCTTAAATACTCCTTATAA
- a CDS encoding SusC/RagA family TonB-linked outer membrane protein, whose protein sequence is MNQNFKKIFSVLLFAAVCFVGAIAQDNVVRGKIVNAKTKEAIQGASVSEVDPDGRIVKGAASDIEGNYVIRINNPRNKISVSYVGFKSTSVSINGRSVINFNLDAGDSQLGEVVVVSSRGVDNGMGSTLEKNLTTAVARIDAKNLEEMQAASIDQALQGRLAGVDITATSGDPGAAMNIRIRGVSSINSTGNPLIVVDGMPYETEIPGDFNFGAADEQGYAQLLNISPADIRDITVLKDAAATSVWGSRAAAGVLVITTKRGQRGKPTIGYTFKGSASFLPDAIPMLNGDQYSTLIPEIFMNRTGTPLNPTNVREFNYDPNDPYWYYNYSNNVNWVDAISRVGHLQDHTISMNGGGEKARYFASIGYFDQVGTTIGTSLKRINTRINLDYTISEKIKIFTSIAYTHTDQSRNYLSSNEGAIRNVAYLKMPNMSIFEYDQLGNLTPNYFSPASNIQGQFSRIYNPVAMASEAKFGVLGERVVPRFQIDYSILRNVLRATFDVQFDINNTQNSSFLPQIATGRPYTETVVNRAYNGDIDLFSATTRTTVMYTPKFKSRDHIFSSSLNIFTSDFRSVNQEIETSNTASSLLVDPAADSRTITGRVMSGMGQSRSVGAVITTNYSYKDKYLFSATLRGDGNSRFGPAYRYGIFPGGSFRWRISDENFFKRFKNLDDLSFRASYALSGNAPRRDYSFYNTYTTYNWSYQGQNGIYPSSMELKNLRWETVHGGNVGANVSMYKGRIRADVDLYRNRTKDLFFDNLQIASFTGFNNVNMNVGTMDNQGWEVALWTIPYKTKNVTVGFDFNISRNTNIIREISEFYPSTRGDVGRNGEYMRLLQINNPFGSFYGFRYKGVYTDKNATVATGANGKPIIGPNGQIVYMRFNYPTVDYTFQPGDAIYEDINNDGNINYMDVVYLGNSNPKFTGGFGPSISYKKLRISSFFSFRYGYDIVNGTKMTTSNMAGFDNQNTSVLRRWRKEGDVTDIPRGVIGGGYNWLGSDRYVEDASYLRFRTITARYTFDSKVLNKFRMKNLSAYITAENLFTWTNYTGQDPEVSTRGADPFRVAIDYSMTPPSKIFTLGLVAGF, encoded by the coding sequence ATGAACCAGAATTTTAAAAAGATTTTTTCTGTTCTTCTGTTTGCTGCGGTTTGCTTTGTAGGAGCTATTGCGCAGGATAATGTTGTCAGGGGAAAGATTGTAAATGCCAAAACTAAAGAGGCTATTCAAGGCGCTTCTGTATCGGAGGTGGATCCTGATGGCCGTATTGTAAAAGGCGCGGCATCAGATATAGAAGGTAACTATGTTATCAGGATCAACAATCCACGAAATAAGATATCGGTTTCTTATGTTGGTTTCAAATCAACCAGCGTATCCATCAACGGCCGTTCTGTTATCAACTTCAACCTTGATGCAGGCGACTCTCAACTTGGCGAGGTAGTGGTTGTTTCTTCCCGTGGTGTAGACAACGGTATGGGTTCTACGCTTGAGAAAAACCTGACTACTGCTGTAGCAAGAATAGATGCCAAGAACCTGGAGGAAATGCAGGCAGCAAGTATTGACCAGGCGCTGCAAGGTCGTTTAGCTGGTGTAGATATCACTGCAACAAGTGGTGATCCGGGTGCTGCTATGAACATTCGTATCAGGGGTGTATCTTCTATCAACTCTACCGGTAACCCGCTGATTGTTGTTGACGGTATGCCTTATGAAACAGAGATACCTGGAGACTTCAACTTTGGTGCTGCTGACGAACAAGGTTATGCGCAACTACTAAACATTTCACCTGCTGACATACGTGATATCACAGTATTGAAAGATGCGGCTGCTACATCTGTTTGGGGTAGCCGTGCAGCTGCTGGTGTATTGGTAATTACTACCAAGCGTGGACAAAGAGGTAAGCCAACTATCGGTTACACCTTTAAAGGTTCTGCTTCCTTCTTGCCAGATGCCATACCAATGCTGAATGGTGACCAGTATTCTACACTGATACCAGAGATATTCATGAACAGGACTGGTACTCCTCTAAATCCAACCAACGTAAGAGAATTCAACTACGATCCTAACGATCCATACTGGTACTACAACTATAGCAACAACGTGAATTGGGTAGACGCTATCAGCCGTGTAGGTCATTTACAGGATCATACAATCTCTATGAATGGTGGTGGTGAGAAAGCGAGATACTTTGCTTCAATTGGTTACTTCGACCAGGTAGGTACTACCATTGGTACATCGTTGAAGCGTATCAACACCCGTATCAATCTTGACTATACCATCTCTGAGAAAATTAAAATATTTACCAGTATTGCCTATACCCACACTGACCAGAGCCGTAACTACTTAAGCTCAAACGAAGGTGCTATAAGAAACGTAGCTTATTTAAAAATGCCGAACATGAGCATTTTTGAATACGATCAACTAGGTAATCTTACACCTAACTATTTCTCACCGGCATCTAACATCCAGGGCCAGTTCAGCCGTATTTACAACCCGGTTGCTATGGCATCTGAAGCAAAGTTTGGTGTACTGGGCGAAAGGGTAGTACCACGTTTCCAGATCGATTATTCGATATTAAGAAATGTACTGCGTGCTACTTTCGATGTTCAGTTCGACATCAACAATACGCAAAACAGTAGCTTCTTACCACAAATAGCAACTGGTAGACCTTATACAGAAACTGTAGTGAACAGGGCGTACAACGGGGATATTGACCTGTTTAGCGCTACTACAAGAACTACCGTTATGTACACTCCGAAGTTTAAAAGCAGGGATCATATCTTCTCTTCCAGCCTGAACATTTTCACCAGCGATTTCCGTTCAGTTAACCAGGAGATTGAAACATCTAACACTGCCTCTTCTTTGTTAGTAGATCCGGCTGCAGACTCACGTACCATTACTGGTAGAGTGATGTCAGGTATGGGTCAGTCAAGATCTGTTGGTGCGGTTATCACAACCAACTATTCCTACAAAGACAAGTACCTATTCTCTGCCACATTGCGTGGTGACGGTAACTCAAGATTTGGTCCTGCTTACAGGTACGGCATTTTCCCCGGTGGATCTTTCCGCTGGAGAATTTCTGATGAAAACTTCTTCAAGAGATTTAAGAACCTGGACGACCTGAGCTTTAGAGCGAGCTATGCATTATCTGGTAATGCTCCTCGTCGCGATTATTCTTTCTACAACACCTATACTACTTATAACTGGAGCTACCAGGGACAGAATGGTATCTACCCTTCAAGCATGGAACTAAAAAACCTGCGCTGGGAAACAGTACATGGTGGTAACGTAGGTGCTAACGTTTCAATGTACAAAGGACGTATAAGAGCTGACGTAGACTTGTACCGCAACCGTACCAAAGACCTGTTTTTCGATAACCTGCAGATTGCTTCATTCACTGGTTTCAACAACGTGAACATGAACGTAGGTACAATGGACAACCAGGGTTGGGAAGTTGCTTTGTGGACCATTCCATACAAAACAAAGAATGTAACTGTAGGCTTCGACTTCAATATCTCCCGCAATACAAACATCATCCGTGAGATCTCTGAGTTTTATCCTAGTACAAGAGGAGATGTAGGAAGAAATGGTGAGTACATGCGTTTGCTGCAGATCAATAATCCTTTCGGTTCATTCTATGGTTTCAGGTACAAAGGAGTATATACCGATAAAAATGCAACCGTTGCAACAGGTGCCAATGGCAAACCGATCATCGGGCCAAACGGACAGATCGTTTACATGAGGTTCAATTATCCAACTGTGGATTATACTTTCCAACCTGGTGATGCCATCTACGAAGACATCAACAACGATGGTAACATCAACTACATGGACGTGGTTTATCTTGGAAACAGTAACCCGAAGTTCACCGGTGGTTTTGGTCCTTCTATCTCTTACAAAAAATTACGCATATCCTCTTTCTTTAGCTTCAGGTATGGATACGACATTGTAAATGGTACAAAGATGACCACTTCAAACATGGCTGGCTTTGATAACCAGAATACATCTGTATTACGCCGCTGGAGAAAAGAAGGTGATGTAACAGATATACCTCGTGGTGTGATTGGTGGTGGTTATAACTGGTTGGGTAGCGATAGGTATGTAGAAGATGCATCGTACCTGCGTTTCCGTACCATTACTGCACGTTACACTTTCGATTCAAAAGTGCTGAACAAGTTCAGGATGAAAAACCTGAGTGCTTATATAACTGCAGAGAACTTGTTTACCTGGACTAACTACACAGGACAAGATCCGGAGGTAAGTACACGTGGTGCTGATCCTTTCCGTGTGGCTATCGATTATTCAATGACACCTCCATCTAAAATATTTACACTGGGTTTGGTTGCTGGTTTCTAA